A region from the Bradyrhizobium erythrophlei genome encodes:
- a CDS encoding dicarboxylate/amino acid:cation symporter, giving the protein MSNRFTQYILIAMVLGIVMGTLVFNYLPDTRADIAADVNLIAMLFLRLIKMIIAPLVFATLVGGIAHMGSGAKLGRIFAKTMGWFVSASFVSLLLGLVMVNLLQPGANFPGTLPDKAQSTGLPVSAFSIEKFLTHLIPTSIADAMAQNEILQIVVFAVFFSVALGAMPERSKQMLSLIDDLGHIMLKVTGYVMKFAPIAVWAAIMATVSKNGLLVLWKLVVFMGGFYLSLLLLWGILVIVGFVVIGPRYSHLLRLIREPLMIAFSTASSEAAYPKTLEGLNRFGASSRISSFVLPLGYSFNLDGTMMYCTFASIFIAQTYHIEMSLGTQFAMLATLMITSKGVAGVPRASLVVIASTLSQFNIPEAGLLMIMGIDTFLDMGRSATNVIGNSLATSVVAKWEGELAPVHALGPDDVVPPDMIPGELPGMQPGHA; this is encoded by the coding sequence ATGTCCAACAGGTTTACGCAGTACATTCTGATCGCGATGGTGCTCGGCATTGTGATGGGAACGCTGGTCTTCAATTATCTTCCCGATACTAGGGCGGATATCGCAGCGGACGTAAACCTGATCGCGATGCTGTTCCTGCGGCTGATCAAGATGATCATCGCGCCTCTGGTGTTCGCGACCCTGGTCGGCGGCATCGCCCATATGGGAAGCGGCGCCAAGCTCGGGCGGATTTTCGCCAAGACCATGGGCTGGTTCGTCAGCGCCTCGTTCGTGTCGCTGCTGCTGGGCCTCGTGATGGTCAATCTGCTGCAGCCCGGCGCCAATTTCCCCGGCACGCTGCCGGACAAGGCGCAATCGACGGGATTGCCGGTGTCGGCATTCTCGATCGAGAAATTCCTGACCCATCTGATTCCGACCTCGATCGCGGATGCGATGGCGCAGAACGAAATCCTGCAGATCGTGGTATTCGCGGTGTTCTTCTCGGTAGCACTCGGCGCGATGCCGGAGCGCTCCAAACAGATGCTGTCGTTGATCGACGACCTCGGCCACATCATGCTGAAGGTGACGGGCTATGTCATGAAGTTCGCACCGATCGCGGTGTGGGCGGCGATCATGGCGACGGTGTCGAAGAACGGCCTTCTGGTGTTGTGGAAGCTCGTCGTCTTCATGGGCGGTTTCTATCTGTCGCTGCTGCTGCTGTGGGGCATTCTCGTCATAGTCGGCTTCGTGGTCATCGGTCCCCGATACAGCCATCTGCTGCGGCTGATCCGCGAGCCCCTGATGATCGCGTTCTCGACCGCGAGTTCGGAGGCCGCCTATCCCAAGACGCTCGAAGGCCTCAACCGCTTCGGCGCGTCGTCGCGGATCTCGAGCTTCGTGCTGCCGCTCGGCTATTCCTTCAATCTCGACGGCACGATGATGTACTGCACCTTTGCCAGCATCTTCATCGCCCAGACCTATCACATCGAAATGTCGCTCGGCACGCAGTTCGCCATGCTGGCGACGCTGATGATCACCTCGAAGGGCGTCGCCGGCGTTCCCCGCGCCTCGCTGGTGGTGATCGCCTCGACCCTGAGCCAGTTCAACATTCCCGAGGCGGGCCTGTTGATGATCATGGGCATCGACACTTTCCTGGACATGGGACGCAGCGCCACCAACGTGATCGGCAATTCGCTCGCCACCTCGGTGGTGGCGAAGTGGGAGGGCGAACTGGCGCCCGTGCATGCGCTCGGCCCCGACGACGTCGTGCCGCCGGATATGATCCCCGGCGAGCTGCCGGGAATGCAGCCCGGCCACGCCTAG
- a CDS encoding NADP-dependent oxidoreductase: MSDIVNRQVLLVEKPAGKLGPEHFKMSEAPMPEPKDGEALLRVRYISLDAANRAWMHGATYRAAVETNTVMAGGGIAEVVSSKAPGLVPGDIVFGDTGWQEYAVVPAKHLSKMPKLEPMTHLLSVYGIAGLTAYFGLLDIGKPKAGETVVVSAAAGSVGSIVGQIAKIKGCRVVGIAGGKDKCDWLTSELGFDAAVDYKDGAVFKALRAAAPKGIDVYFDNVGGDILEACLAQMTNRGRIACCGAISQYDGVPSAHGPRGVPGLIVVKRLVMQGFIVMDYMDQRDQALKDLQSWVAAGSLKVQEDIIDGLENTPQALIGLLAGENRGKRMIKV; encoded by the coding sequence ATGAGCGACATCGTCAATCGTCAGGTCCTGCTGGTGGAAAAACCGGCCGGAAAACTCGGGCCGGAGCATTTCAAGATGTCGGAGGCGCCAATGCCGGAACCGAAGGACGGCGAGGCCTTGCTGCGGGTGCGCTATATTTCGCTGGATGCCGCCAACCGCGCCTGGATGCACGGCGCGACCTATCGTGCGGCGGTCGAGACCAACACCGTGATGGCCGGCGGCGGCATCGCCGAGGTCGTGTCGTCGAAAGCACCTGGGCTTGTTCCGGGCGACATCGTGTTCGGTGATACCGGCTGGCAGGAATACGCCGTCGTGCCGGCGAAGCATCTGAGCAAGATGCCGAAGCTCGAGCCGATGACGCATCTGTTGAGCGTCTACGGCATCGCCGGCCTCACCGCTTATTTCGGGCTGCTCGACATCGGCAAGCCGAAGGCCGGCGAGACCGTCGTGGTCTCGGCCGCGGCCGGCTCGGTCGGATCGATCGTCGGCCAGATCGCCAAAATCAAGGGCTGCCGCGTCGTCGGCATCGCCGGCGGCAAGGACAAGTGCGACTGGCTGACAAGCGAACTCGGCTTCGACGCCGCGGTCGATTACAAGGATGGCGCGGTGTTCAAGGCGCTCCGGGCGGCGGCGCCGAAGGGCATCGACGTCTATTTCGACAATGTCGGCGGCGACATCCTCGAGGCATGCCTGGCGCAGATGACCAATCGCGGCCGCATCGCCTGCTGCGGCGCGATCTCGCAATATGACGGCGTGCCGTCGGCGCATGGCCCGCGCGGCGTGCCCGGCCTGATCGTGGTGAAGCGCCTCGTCATGCAGGGTTTCATCGTGATGGACTATATGGACCAGCGCGATCAGGCCCTGAAGGATCTGCAATCCTGGGTCGCCGCCGGCAGCCTGAAAGTCCAGGAAGACATCATCGACGGCCTCGAGAACACGCCGCAGGCGTTGATCGGGCTGCTTGCCGGCGAGAACCGCGGCAAGCGGATGATCAAGGTGTAA
- a CDS encoding DUF3551 domain-containing protein — MRWHLLALAALASATLAPGATPPARAETYPVCLDGGFDSGSLHCDFSTIEQCRATASGIGGSCGPNPEYQPPSPAIRNGPARRRHH; from the coding sequence ATGCGTTGGCACCTTCTGGCTTTGGCCGCACTCGCTTCTGCAACGCTCGCTCCTGGGGCCACCCCGCCGGCCCGGGCAGAAACATACCCGGTCTGCCTGGATGGCGGGTTCGACTCCGGCTCTCTGCATTGCGATTTTTCAACTATCGAGCAATGCAGGGCCACGGCGTCCGGCATCGGCGGCTCCTGCGGCCCGAATCCGGAATACCAACCCCCTTCGCCGGCGATCCGCAACGGCCCCGCGCGGCGGCGTCATCATTAG
- a CDS encoding efflux RND transporter permease subunit — MISKFFIERPVLSNVIAILMILIGGVSLLSLAVAQYPDVVPPTVQVTTRYPGASARTVIDTVALPIEQQVNGVEDMLYMQSYSGSDGTYTLTVTFKIGTDLNFAQVLVQNRVSSALSQLPQSVQNQGVTVQKKSTSILLFVTLTSPNATYDSLFLSNYATINLRDELSRLPGVGNVTVFGAGQYSMRVWLDPNKLQVRGLMPQDVIQSIQQQSQQVTAGQVGAPPTPPGQAFQYTLNVSGRLDDKDQFENIIVKTGNNGDVTRVRDVGWVELGAQTYSQVFSLNKKPATGIGVFQSPGANAIEVEKAVQKKMTELAAQFPQDIRYDTPFDTTKFVAASIAEVYKTLVEAGLLVLVVILIFLQDWRAMLVPATTVPVTIIGAFAGMAALGFTINLSTLFAIVLAIGIVVDDAIVVVEGAAHNIEKGMSGHDAAISAMDQLFAPIIGITLVLISVFLPAAFLPGLTGRMYAQFALVIAATALLSAVNAATLKPTQCALWLRRPVPPEQRNFFYRGFNAVYDRLERGYARLIGRMAAHSNLSVILALILIGIAGYGLSRVPTGFIPIEDQGYLLAAVQLPDGAALDRTQKVLEQVSEMAGNAPGVEQVVSIAGISALDNSSNLANAGVAYLILKDWSARGPGEDLRSLVVGLNQKLGGIAEARILVIPPPPIQGIGNAAGFAMQVELRDGNADYGKLQAITGAMVANAQTQSALQRVNSSFRSMVPQYDVEVDRIKTQTLHVTTDQIFSTLSSYLGASFVNQFTKYGRTFQVYAQADAQFRLTARDIENLMVRNQQGDMVPIGTVASITPSVGPSLISLYNLYPSATVIGLPAQGYSSGQSMALMEQIAAKTLPQGTGYEWTAMSYQEKIVSNQIYYVFGLALLLVYLVLAGQYESWYAPISVILAVPLSLLGPMIVLSALQIENNLYTQIGIILLIALSAKNAILIVEVALELHVRDGKPVLESAVEAARARFRPILMTSFAFILGVVPLVIATGAGASARKSIGIAVFSGMIASTCLAVLFVPTFFVVVQRFENWLAQRKRRKSDAPTISPAES; from the coding sequence ATGATTTCGAAATTCTTCATCGAGCGGCCGGTGCTTTCCAACGTCATCGCGATCCTGATGATCCTGATCGGCGGCGTGTCGCTGCTCAGCCTCGCGGTTGCGCAATATCCCGACGTGGTGCCGCCGACGGTGCAGGTGACGACGCGATATCCCGGCGCATCCGCCAGGACCGTGATCGATACCGTGGCGCTCCCGATCGAGCAGCAGGTCAACGGCGTCGAGGACATGCTCTACATGCAGTCCTACAGCGGCTCCGACGGCACCTATACACTCACGGTCACGTTCAAGATCGGCACCGACCTCAACTTCGCGCAGGTGCTGGTGCAGAACCGCGTCTCGAGCGCGCTGTCGCAGCTGCCGCAGTCGGTCCAGAACCAGGGCGTGACGGTACAGAAGAAGTCCACGTCGATCCTGCTGTTCGTGACGCTGACGTCGCCGAATGCGACCTATGACAGCCTGTTCCTCAGCAATTACGCCACCATCAATTTGCGCGACGAGCTGTCGCGCCTTCCCGGCGTCGGCAACGTGACGGTATTCGGGGCGGGCCAGTATTCGATGCGGGTATGGCTCGATCCGAACAAGCTGCAGGTGCGCGGGCTGATGCCGCAGGACGTTATCCAGTCGATCCAGCAGCAGAGCCAGCAGGTGACCGCGGGGCAGGTCGGCGCGCCGCCGACGCCGCCGGGGCAGGCATTCCAGTACACGCTGAACGTCAGCGGTCGGCTCGACGACAAGGACCAGTTCGAGAATATCATCGTCAAGACCGGCAACAACGGTGACGTCACCCGCGTGCGCGACGTCGGCTGGGTCGAATTGGGAGCGCAGACCTACAGCCAGGTGTTCTCGCTCAACAAGAAGCCGGCCACCGGCATCGGCGTGTTCCAGTCGCCCGGCGCCAACGCGATCGAGGTCGAAAAGGCGGTCCAGAAGAAGATGACGGAACTTGCGGCGCAATTCCCGCAAGACATCCGATACGACACGCCGTTCGACACCACCAAATTCGTCGCGGCGTCGATCGCCGAGGTCTACAAGACCTTGGTCGAGGCGGGTCTGCTGGTACTGGTGGTGATCCTGATCTTCCTGCAGGACTGGCGCGCGATGCTGGTACCGGCGACCACCGTGCCGGTGACGATCATCGGTGCGTTCGCGGGCATGGCGGCGCTCGGCTTCACCATCAATCTGTCGACCCTGTTTGCGATCGTGCTGGCGATCGGCATCGTGGTGGATGACGCCATCGTCGTGGTCGAGGGCGCCGCGCACAATATCGAGAAGGGCATGTCCGGCCATGACGCCGCGATCAGCGCGATGGATCAGCTGTTCGCACCGATCATCGGTATCACACTGGTGCTGATCTCGGTGTTCCTGCCGGCAGCCTTCCTGCCCGGGCTGACGGGACGCATGTACGCGCAGTTCGCGCTGGTGATTGCCGCAACGGCGCTGCTCAGCGCCGTCAATGCCGCGACCTTGAAGCCGACGCAATGCGCGCTATGGCTGCGCCGGCCGGTGCCGCCGGAGCAGCGCAACTTCTTCTACCGCGGCTTCAACGCGGTCTATGACCGGCTCGAGCGGGGTTACGCTCGGCTGATCGGCCGCATGGCCGCGCACAGCAACCTTTCGGTTATATTGGCGCTGATCCTGATCGGCATCGCCGGCTACGGCCTGTCGCGGGTGCCGACCGGCTTCATCCCGATCGAGGACCAGGGCTATCTGCTCGCGGCGGTGCAGCTACCCGACGGCGCGGCGCTCGATCGCACTCAGAAGGTGCTCGAACAGGTCAGCGAAATGGCCGGCAACGCGCCGGGAGTCGAGCAGGTGGTCAGCATCGCCGGCATCTCGGCGCTCGACAACAGTTCGAACCTTGCCAATGCCGGCGTCGCCTATCTGATTCTGAAGGACTGGAGCGCGCGCGGTCCCGGCGAGGATTTGCGCTCGCTGGTGGTTGGACTGAACCAGAAGCTCGGGGGAATCGCGGAAGCGCGGATCCTGGTGATCCCGCCGCCGCCGATCCAGGGTATCGGCAACGCCGCCGGTTTCGCCATGCAGGTCGAGTTGCGGGACGGCAATGCCGACTACGGCAAGCTGCAGGCCATCACTGGCGCCATGGTCGCCAACGCGCAGACGCAAAGCGCCTTGCAGCGCGTCAACTCGTCGTTCCGTTCGATGGTGCCGCAATACGACGTCGAGGTCGACCGGATCAAGACCCAGACGCTGCACGTCACCACCGACCAGATCTTCTCGACGCTGTCCTCCTATCTCGGTGCCAGCTTCGTCAACCAGTTCACCAAATACGGCCGAACCTTCCAGGTCTATGCCCAGGCGGATGCCCAGTTTCGCCTGACCGCGCGCGACATCGAGAACCTGATGGTGCGCAACCAGCAGGGTGACATGGTCCCGATCGGCACGGTGGCCAGCATCACGCCGTCGGTCGGGCCGTCGCTGATCAGCCTCTACAATCTCTATCCGTCCGCGACCGTCATCGGCCTGCCGGCCCAGGGCTACAGTTCCGGCCAGTCGATGGCGCTGATGGAGCAGATCGCGGCCAAGACCCTGCCGCAGGGTACGGGCTATGAGTGGACGGCGATGTCGTATCAGGAAAAAATCGTCAGCAACCAGATCTACTACGTGTTCGGTCTTGCGCTGCTGTTGGTCTACCTGGTGCTGGCGGGACAGTACGAAAGCTGGTACGCGCCGATCTCGGTGATCCTGGCCGTGCCGCTCTCGCTGCTCGGCCCGATGATCGTCCTCTCCGCTTTGCAGATCGAGAACAATCTCTACACCCAGATCGGCATCATCCTGTTGATCGCGCTATCGGCGAAGAACGCGATTCTGATCGTCGAGGTCGCGCTCGAACTGCACGTGCGCGACGGCAAGCCAGTGCTGGAATCGGCGGTCGAGGCGGCCCGCGCCCGGTTCCGGCCGATCCTGATGACGTCGTTCGCCTTCATCCTCGGCGTGGTGCCACTGGTGATCGCGACCGGCGCCGGCGCCAGCGCCCGCAAGTCGATCGGCATCGCCGTGTTCTCGGGTATGATCGCTTCGACCTGCCTCGCCGTGCTGTTCGTTCCGACGTTCTTTGTCGTGGTGCAGCGGTTCGAGAACTGGCTGGCGCAACGTAAGCGCAGGAAATCCGACGCGCCGACGATCTCGCCGGCCGAATCCTGA
- a CDS encoding efflux RND transporter periplasmic adaptor subunit — MTFAVFAFAALTGCEQNSFVPPPPPKVDVGVPVQRAVTRYLEATGNTAPINTVDLVARVQGVLQSINYKDGEFVKAGTTLFTIEPDTYKFKLEQAQAAEAGAQASLKQAEADYKRQADLVARQAVSQATLDTSTANRDNAQANLQQAEANTKIAAVNYGYTNVAAPFDGIVSAHLVSVGELVGVASPTQLATIVQYDPIYVNFNVNEQQVLRIRAEAARRGLTAADLKQFPIEVGLQTENGYPHRGKLDYAAPTINLSTGTLAVRGILPNADRILLPGYFARVRVPLDEQQNALLVPDVALGSDQAGRYLLVANNENVIEQRKVQTGPVEGELRVIESGLKPDDRVVVAGLLRAIPGQKVDPQLQKIEPQPSSAK, encoded by the coding sequence GTGACTTTTGCCGTATTCGCATTTGCAGCGTTGACCGGCTGCGAGCAAAACAGCTTTGTACCGCCTCCGCCGCCGAAGGTTGACGTCGGCGTTCCGGTGCAGCGTGCGGTGACGCGTTATCTCGAGGCCACCGGCAATACCGCGCCCATCAACACCGTCGACCTCGTCGCGCGGGTACAGGGCGTGCTGCAGTCGATCAACTACAAGGATGGGGAGTTCGTGAAGGCGGGCACCACGCTGTTCACCATCGAGCCCGACACCTACAAGTTCAAGCTCGAGCAGGCACAGGCGGCGGAAGCCGGCGCGCAGGCCTCGTTGAAGCAGGCCGAAGCCGACTACAAGCGTCAGGCGGATCTGGTCGCGAGGCAAGCGGTGTCGCAGGCGACGCTCGATACGTCCACCGCCAATCGCGACAATGCGCAGGCCAATCTGCAGCAGGCCGAGGCCAACACCAAGATCGCCGCGGTCAATTACGGTTACACCAATGTGGCGGCGCCGTTCGACGGCATCGTCAGCGCGCATCTGGTCTCGGTCGGCGAGCTCGTCGGCGTAGCGTCGCCGACCCAGCTCGCCACCATCGTGCAGTACGATCCGATTTACGTGAACTTCAATGTCAACGAGCAGCAGGTGCTGCGCATTCGCGCCGAAGCGGCGCGGCGGGGATTGACGGCGGCCGATCTCAAGCAATTCCCGATCGAGGTCGGGCTGCAGACCGAAAACGGCTATCCGCACCGGGGCAAGCTCGACTACGCGGCGCCGACCATCAACCTGTCTACCGGCACGCTCGCGGTGCGCGGTATTCTGCCGAACGCCGACCGCATCTTGCTGCCCGGCTATTTCGCGCGCGTCCGCGTTCCCCTGGACGAGCAGCAGAATGCGCTGCTCGTTCCCGATGTCGCCCTGGGCAGCGATCAGGCTGGGCGATACCTGCTGGTGGCGAACAACGAGAATGTCATCGAGCAGCGCAAGGTGCAGACCGGGCCGGTCGAGGGTGAGCTGCGCGTCATCGAAAGCGGGCTGAAGCCCGATGATCGCGTCGTCGTCGCGGGGCTGTTGCGGGCAATCCCCGGCCAGAAGGTCGATCCGCAACTGCAAAAGATCGAGCCGCAGCCCTCATCGGCCAAATAG
- a CDS encoding cysteine rich repeat-containing protein — MFNTLRRNATLFASMAAIMFGLAAPASSQAPTDAQRNAIRSNCRADYQAHCSSVPPGGAESLQCLQKNMASLSAGCQGAVRAVEPPAAPKAEAAPAAAPKEDAAAAPKTETAPAAAAKPAEATAPAGTTTKQPSTAQVAAIRSSCRSDYQKVCAGVPTGGKAALQCLEKNKAKVSSACQQAVNAASGGTSAAKGGAPAAATTAAAPAAAPAAAPAPVLVLRPMRPREELFVLRSACGGDVRALCGGIPPGGGRIVQCLASQAASISPACKEVLGQFAAQ, encoded by the coding sequence ATGTTCAACACGTTGAGACGTAACGCGACGCTTTTTGCGTCGATGGCGGCGATCATGTTCGGGCTGGCGGCGCCGGCATCGTCACAGGCGCCGACCGACGCACAGCGCAACGCCATCCGATCCAATTGCCGCGCCGATTATCAGGCCCACTGCTCCAGCGTCCCGCCCGGCGGCGCGGAGTCGCTGCAATGCCTGCAGAAAAACATGGCGAGCCTCTCGGCGGGATGCCAGGGCGCGGTGCGCGCGGTAGAACCACCGGCCGCGCCGAAAGCGGAAGCCGCTCCGGCGGCTGCGCCAAAGGAAGACGCCGCGGCGGCCCCGAAGACCGAAACCGCGCCGGCTGCGGCTGCCAAGCCGGCCGAAGCTACGGCCCCTGCAGGCACGACCACCAAACAGCCAAGCACTGCGCAGGTCGCCGCGATCCGCAGTTCATGTCGCTCCGACTATCAGAAGGTCTGCGCGGGCGTGCCGACCGGCGGCAAGGCCGCGCTGCAATGTCTCGAAAAGAACAAGGCAAAAGTCTCATCGGCCTGTCAGCAGGCCGTCAACGCGGCGAGCGGCGGCACCTCTGCCGCAAAGGGCGGTGCGCCGGCAGCAGCTACCACGGCTGCCGCCCCTGCGGCGGCGCCGGCCGCTGCGCCGGCACCGGTGCTGGTGCTGCGCCCAATGCGGCCACGCGAGGAGCTGTTCGTGCTGCGTTCGGCCTGCGGCGGAGATGTTCGTGCGCTGTGCGGCGGCATTCCTCCCGGCGGCGGCCGCATCGTGCAGTGCCTGGCGAGCCAGGCCGCCTCGATTTCGCCGGCCTGCAAGGAAGTCCTGGGCCAGTTCGCCGCGCAATAA
- a CDS encoding FAD-dependent monooxygenase produces MRIAVIGGGPGGLYFAYLWKRRHPDAEIDLFEQNPAGATWGFGVVFSEQALEFLRADDPDTVDAIASRMESWKNITLHLRGESVAIDGVGFSSIGRLELLKILQARVHAVGVAPRYDTVISSLDQLGSYDLIVAADGLNSLLRRTFEGDFGTSLSYSANKFAWYGTSKRFETLSQTFVGTERGAFNAHHYRYSPDMSTFLVECDSATWQAYGFADKTIEESRAICEQVFAATLDGHPLISNKSVWRNFPWIWNERWSFKNMVLVGDALHSAHFSIGSGTRLAIEDAIALTKALEAEGELAARLQHYQSERQPIVKKLVTAARTSADWYEKFPEHMKLGLMDFAHSYITRSGRIDDARLRAMSPAFMARYEASRPPTQSGSQR; encoded by the coding sequence GTGCGTATCGCCGTGATCGGCGGAGGCCCCGGAGGTCTCTATTTCGCCTATCTCTGGAAACGGCGCCATCCCGACGCCGAGATTGATCTGTTCGAGCAGAACCCGGCCGGCGCGACCTGGGGCTTCGGCGTGGTGTTTTCCGAGCAGGCGCTTGAATTCCTGCGCGCCGACGATCCCGACACCGTCGACGCCATCGCGTCCAGGATGGAGAGCTGGAAGAACATCACGCTCCATCTGCGCGGCGAAAGCGTGGCAATCGACGGCGTCGGCTTTTCCTCGATCGGCCGGCTCGAACTCTTGAAGATCTTGCAGGCGCGCGTGCACGCCGTCGGCGTCGCGCCGCGATACGACACGGTGATCTCTTCGCTCGACCAACTCGGGAGCTACGACCTGATTGTCGCGGCCGACGGCTTGAATTCGCTGCTGCGTCGCACCTTCGAAGGCGATTTCGGCACGTCGCTGTCCTATTCCGCCAACAAGTTCGCCTGGTACGGCACGTCAAAGCGCTTCGAGACGCTGTCGCAGACCTTTGTCGGGACCGAACGCGGCGCCTTCAACGCGCACCATTATCGATACTCGCCCGATATGAGCACCTTCCTGGTGGAATGCGATTCCGCGACCTGGCAGGCTTACGGCTTTGCCGACAAGACGATCGAAGAATCCAGGGCGATCTGCGAGCAGGTATTCGCGGCCACGCTCGACGGTCATCCGTTGATCTCGAACAAATCGGTGTGGCGCAATTTCCCGTGGATCTGGAACGAGCGCTGGTCGTTCAAGAATATGGTGCTGGTCGGCGACGCCCTGCATTCGGCGCATTTCTCGATCGGATCGGGAACGCGGCTTGCGATCGAGGATGCGATCGCGCTGACCAAGGCGCTGGAGGCGGAAGGCGAACTTGCCGCCCGCCTGCAGCACTACCAAAGTGAGCGCCAGCCGATCGTGAAGAAGCTGGTGACGGCGGCGCGCACCAGCGCCGACTGGTACGAGAAATTCCCCGAACACATGAAGCTCGGCCTGATGGACTTTGCCCATAGCTATATCACCCGCTCCGGGCGGATCGACGATGCGCGGCTGCGCGCGATGTCGCCGGCCTTCATGGCCCGCTACGAGGCGTCGCGCCCTCCAACGCAAAGCGGGAGCCAGCGATGA
- a CDS encoding benzoate-CoA ligase family protein, whose protein sequence is MTSQLHDGARAIADVVPPDSPGAREIGFAIPQTYNASRILFDNLANGRGGRMALTGPLGTRSYAELCAEACRWGHGFISLGLKRGDRILMFLDDTPAYPAAFFGAVRAGFVPLLINTLTPPDLLQFYLADSNSAVAVADAEFCARFNAVACTDTALHTLIAVNGAANDHAVPNAIVAEAWLPGFPADLPEADTGRNEMAFWMYSSGSTGRPKGIVHLQHDMAYSDLAFAKNVLKLTADDICFSVPKMFFAYGFGNSITFPFSAGAATLLLPGQPKPAAIFEAIERFHPSVFFGLPTLYTSLTKAGGAAATDFSSLRMALSAAEMLSAEVFNGWKNLTGLEIVEGLGSTEVLHIYLSNRPEQKKLGAAGLRVPGYEIVLRDKDGSEVADNQEGILWVRGDSSTPLYWNRPDKTAETIHEEGWIYTGDRFVRDGDGFHFFRGRADDLIKISGQWVYPLEVELCLAEHPDVRECAVFAAELPDRRMTLKAVVVMNVSAFDEADTTRMLQDFVKAKLLPYKYPREVKFIDELPKTGTGKIDRQALMRM, encoded by the coding sequence ATGACCTCGCAACTACACGATGGCGCGCGTGCGATCGCCGACGTGGTGCCGCCGGACAGCCCGGGCGCCAGGGAAATCGGTTTTGCGATTCCGCAAACCTACAATGCCAGCCGCATCCTGTTCGACAATCTCGCAAACGGCCGCGGAGGCCGGATGGCGCTGACCGGTCCGCTCGGCACGCGCAGCTATGCCGAACTCTGCGCCGAGGCCTGCCGCTGGGGCCACGGCTTTATCTCGCTGGGCCTGAAGCGCGGAGACCGGATCCTGATGTTTCTCGACGATACGCCGGCCTATCCCGCGGCGTTCTTCGGCGCGGTCCGCGCCGGGTTTGTGCCGCTCTTGATCAATACGCTGACGCCGCCGGACCTGCTGCAATTTTATCTTGCGGATTCGAACTCTGCCGTGGCCGTGGCCGACGCCGAGTTCTGCGCACGCTTCAATGCTGTGGCCTGCACGGATACCGCGCTGCACACGTTGATCGCGGTCAACGGCGCGGCGAATGATCACGCCGTTCCGAATGCAATCGTTGCGGAAGCGTGGCTGCCAGGCTTTCCCGCCGATCTCCCTGAGGCCGACACCGGCCGCAACGAGATGGCGTTCTGGATGTATTCGTCGGGCTCGACCGGGCGGCCCAAGGGCATCGTCCATCTGCAGCACGACATGGCCTATAGCGACCTTGCTTTCGCGAAAAACGTCCTGAAGCTGACAGCCGACGACATCTGCTTCTCGGTCCCGAAGATGTTCTTCGCCTACGGTTTTGGCAACTCGATCACCTTCCCGTTCTCGGCCGGTGCGGCAACGCTGCTGCTGCCGGGCCAGCCGAAGCCGGCGGCAATCTTTGAGGCGATCGAACGTTTTCACCCCAGCGTCTTCTTCGGATTGCCGACGCTGTATACGTCTTTGACAAAAGCTGGGGGAGCGGCGGCGACCGATTTTTCCTCGCTGCGGATGGCGCTGTCGGCGGCCGAGATGCTCTCCGCCGAAGTCTTCAACGGCTGGAAGAATCTGACCGGGCTCGAGATCGTCGAGGGCCTCGGGTCGACCGAGGTGCTGCACATCTACCTCAGCAACCGGCCCGAACAGAAAAAGCTCGGCGCCGCCGGGCTCCGCGTGCCCGGCTACGAGATCGTGCTCCGGGACAAGGACGGAAGCGAGGTCGCCGACAACCAGGAAGGCATTTTGTGGGTGCGCGGCGATTCCAGCACGCCGCTGTATTGGAACCGGCCGGACAAGACCGCCGAGACCATCCACGAGGAGGGATGGATCTACACCGGCGACCGCTTTGTCCGCGACGGCGACGGCTTCCATTTCTTCCGCGGCCGCGCCGACGATCTGATCAAGATCTCCGGCCAATGGGTCTATCCGCTCGAGGTCGAGCTTTGCCTCGCCGAACATCCCGACGTGCGGGAATGCGCGGTGTTCGCCGCCGAACTGCCCGACCGCCGCATGACGCTGAAGGCCGTCGTCGTCATGAACGTCAGCGCCTTCGATGAGGCCGATACTACCAGGATGCTTCAGGATTTCGTCAAGGCAAAACTACTGCCTTACAAATATCCGCGCGAAGTGAAATTCATCGACGAATTGCCAAAAACCGGCACCGGGAAAATCGACAGGCAAGCGCTGATGCGGATGTAG